From Cyclopterus lumpus isolate fCycLum1 chromosome 2, fCycLum1.pri, whole genome shotgun sequence, a single genomic window includes:
- the LOC117743024 gene encoding thymosin beta-12-like, which produces MSDKPDISEVSTFDKSKLKKTETQEKNPLPTQEAIEQEKADNA; this is translated from the exons ATGAGTGACAAGCCCGACATTTCAGAAGTGAGCACCTTCGACAAGTCCAAGTTGAAGAAGACTGAGACCCAAGAGAAGAATCCCCTGCCTACACAAGAAG CCATCGAACAGGAGAAGGCCGACAATGCgtga
- the LOC117742796 gene encoding ribose-phosphate pyrophosphokinase 2 isoform X2, translated as MLSVAGADHIITMDLHASQIQGFFDIAVDNLYAEPAVLQWIRENIPEWKNCTIVSPDAGGAKRVTSIADRLNVDFALIHKERKKANEVDRMVLVGDVKDRVAILVDDMADTCGTICHAAEKLIDAGAVKVYAILTHGIFSGPAISRINGAPFEAVVVTNTIPQEEKMKACPKIQVIDISMILAEAIRRTHNGESVSYLFSHVPL; from the exons ATGTTGTCTGTCGCCGGGGCCGACCACATCATCACCATGGATCTCCACGCCTCTCAGATCCAG gGTTTCTTCGACATCGCCGTAGACAACCTTTACGCAGAGCCCGCCGTGCTTCAATGGATACGGGAAAACATCCCAGAATGGAAGAACTGCACTATCGTGTCTCCGGACGCCGGCGGAGCAAAACG CGTGACGTCCATCGCCGACCGCCTGAACGTGGACTTTGCTCTCATccacaaagagaggaagaaggccAACGAAGTGGACCGCATGGTGCTGGTGGGCGACGTCAAGGACCGCGTGGCCATCCTGGTGGACGACATGGCCGACACCTGTGGAACCATCTGCCACGCCGCCGAAAA GCTGATCGACGCTGGCGCGGTGAAGGTCTACGCCATCCTCACACACGGCATCTTCTCCGGTCCGGCCATCTCGCGCATCAACGGCGCCCCGTTCGAGGCCGTGGTGGTGACCAACACCATCCCACAGGAAGAGAAGATGAAGGCGTGCCCGAAAATACAG GTCATCGACATCTCCATGATCCTGGCGGAGGCGATCAGGAGAACCCACAACGGCGAGTCTGTGTCCTACCTCTTCAGCCACGTACCCTTGTAA